From Anaerolineae bacterium:
CTTTAAAGTGAGTTTAACCAAGTTTTTACCCACAAATAATATTCTATTTGTCTGGGTAAGTATCAAAGGTGAATTTATTTTGACATTGACACAAATGTTTAACACTGTTTGGGCAGCCTTAACCGAAGGGGCGCTACCTCTGTTGGGTTACTGGAGCTACATCTTTATTGCCGTATTGGTGGCACTTGAGGGGCCGAACATTACGATTTTGGCGGCACTGCTGGCTTCAACCGGCGCATTAGACCCAATTGGGGTTTTTATCGCTGCTTCAATGGGCAACTTGAGCGCCGACATTGGCTGGTATCTGTTGGGTTATTTGGGCCGTTTTGAAGTGCTCACGCAACGTATCGGCTGGCTGCGCAAACGCCAAGCGCAAATTACTCATTTTGAGCAAAAAATGAAGCAGCACGCGGAAAAAATACTATTGTTGGCCAAGCTGACCCTCAGTATGAGTGTCCCGGCTTTGATTGCCGCGGGTATGGCTCGCGTCCGCTGGCGCCACTGGTTCCCAATTATTTTTGGGTGCGAGTGTATCTGGACCGGCTCGCTTGTTTTTATCGGTTATCATTTGGGCGCATATGTCAAACAATTGGAGACAGGCATGCAAATTATTGCCGTTATTGGCCTTATTATTTTTGGGGGCCTTCTACTCTGGTTCATCAAAAGAGTCGGCCAATCATCCCACTTCGATACAACCTAAAATATAATTATCAGAGCAGGAGGAGGAAGTAATGCGTATTCTGATCGCGGGGCAAACATTTTATAAA
This genomic window contains:
- a CDS encoding VTT domain-containing protein encodes the protein MTLTQMFNTVWAALTEGALPLLGYWSYIFIAVLVALEGPNITILAALLASTGALDPIGVFIAASMGNLSADIGWYLLGYLGRFEVLTQRIGWLRKRQAQITHFEQKMKQHAEKILLLAKLTLSMSVPALIAAGMARVRWRHWFPIIFGCECIWTGSLVFIGYHLGAYVKQLETGMQIIAVIGLIIFGGLLLWFIKRVGQSSHFDTT